Proteins encoded by one window of Lates calcarifer isolate ASB-BC8 linkage group LG5, TLL_Latcal_v3, whole genome shotgun sequence:
- the smcr8b gene encoding guanine nucleotide exchange protein smcr8b: MIGSPDLLAFTGAEGFGEEQEDQEAPSLPEELSVPLFPTSHPWTTSAQFNRDFILVAEFSEQVGPKPVLTIPDDPRVIGSFDLNHFSVRIMSVDYQASGPVHSPHAAPGPRLNFSEDSKVILGDSAEDAFAYVHHVTLYDLEARGMVRPFCMAYVCSDQAKLMENFSELSTCFSLASDSLKTGNRQAFSMELQRKLQELEYTRLTLLQETERLPTVNGFAEVGEKAGELEAVERSILNHRDLLRQVTSYPNRKLKQPDFLPYDPADSLTDPTALLPPEPCPSTSTSTSCRSEHRLKPLQELCNAYFLSLMKEQLADTERRLRGDRSVLRTARVSHLLSRRLTLTNFLFELWSPEDEEEEEREGAEAELQRATAGKSGVEMFQSEPMSLESFCSCVEEIPIKLEAAEAGTVTPDPSIATEMTGSMSSGDSIEVLGTEKSYRTQHVVAGSAETPVMMMDASVRRAAVDTGVRRVRAYAKRANSEDSIEVLSTTESIFPDDLTAITEEEAEHQSLSNGFHKEEETVTESKADSVLKDEKTQNGSENEKELPVQKDDGCVDKDESLKQITVGGGVMVKEEQGVECLTKNQVEEGNSPEETSKLLQAEEAVKSMPKWSDVHQTVQSVPDLHVNFAPPVALAEVDRWTPPCAPLRLLSIDEASDCTSFTGSSEPPSPTQNIHSSTHTDKRRRRRKAGLRALRFLKQNSFSQHAVFCLLSGRPLVVIGGDESLVRKLVDALSLFLPAPGPDGNAVMPCLCTPLQLTDLLTWRLIGIHRSSSSTSSTIIHSLTRYSRYLSLLDLDQRTLRCPSYSGSVISRLADPHTGISRGITYLLHLESCLTVLANQALLYTFKPALQRPNVAGGKSGTEGEDFLLARGLCSSESDLRVMDFLSDLIKQRHAGRGPPVLRFSYSSVQLHRNTHTT, translated from the exons gtggGTCCAAAACCTGTGCTGACCATCCCGGACGACCCCAGAGTCATCGGCTCCTTTGACCTCAACCACTTCTCTGTGCGCATCATGTCTGTGGACTACCAGGCGTCTGGCCCCGTCCACAGCCCTCACGCCGCCCCCGGACCTCGCCTCAACTTCAGCGAGGACTCCAAAGTGATCCTGGGAGATTCGGCAGAGGATGCTTTTGCATACGTTCACCACGTGACCCTGTACGACCTGGAGGCTCGGGGCATGGTGCGTCCTTTCTGCATGGCCTACGTGTGCTCGGACCAGGCGAAGCTGATGGAGAACTTCTCTGAACTGTCGACGTGCTTCTCTCTGGCGTCTGACAGCCTCAAGACGGGAAACAGGCAGGCGTTTTCtatggagctgcagaggaaactaCAAGAGCTTGA gTACACACGGCTGACTTTGCTACAGGAGACGGAACGTCTTCCCACGGTAAATGGATTTGCAGAAGTTGGAGAAAAGGCCGGTGAGCTTGAAGCTGTAGAGCGTTCGATCTTAAATCACAGAGACCTCCTCCGCCAGGTCACATCATACCCAAACAGGAAGCTCAAGCAGCCGGACTTTCTGCCATATGACCCAGCTGACTCCCTCACTGATCCCACTGCGTTGCTGCCTCCTGAGCCCtgtccctccacctccacctccacctcctgcaggtCAGAGCACCGTCTGAAGCCCCTGCAGGAGCTTTGCAATGCCTACTTCCTCTCCTTGATGAAGGAGCAGCTGGCAGACACGGAGCGCCGCCTTCGGGGTGACAGGAGCGTCCTGCGAACTGCTCGTGTCTCACATTTGCTGTCCAGGAGGCTCACGCTcaccaacttcctgtttgagcTGTGGAGCccagaggacgaggaggaggaggagagggagggcgCAGAGGCAGAGCTACAGAGGGCAACAGCGGGTAAGAGTGgtgttgagatgtttcagtcagAGCCAATGAGCCTGGAGTCGTTCTGCTCCTGTGTGGAGGAGATCCCCATCaaactggaggcagcagaggctgGGACAGTGACCCCTGACCCTAGCATTGCCACAGAGATGACGGGAAGCATGAGCAGTGGCGACAGCATTGAAGTGCTCGGGACTGAGAAGTCTTACCGGACACAGCATGTTGTCGCTGGATCTGCAGAGACACCGGTTATGATGATGGACGCCTCTGTCAGACGAGCAGCAGTGGACACAGGCGTCAGACGCGTGCGAGCGTACGCCAAGCGAGCTAACAGCGAGGACAGCATCGAGGTCCTGAGCACCACCGAGTCCATCTTTCCTGACGACCTCACCGccatcacagaggaagaagcagagcACCAATCTCTGAGCAACGGCTTTCacaaggaggaggaaacagtgacagagagtaAAGCCGACAGTGTCCTCAAAGACGAGAAAACACAGAATGGAAGTGAAAACGAAAAAGAACTGCCTGTTCAGAAAGATGACGGATGTGTTGATAAAGACGAGTCTTTAAAGCAAATAActgttggtggtggtgtcatGGTCAAAGAGGAGCAAGGTGTAGAGTGTCTGACGAAGAATCAAGTTGAAGAAGGCAACAGTCCTGAGGAGACGTCCAAACTACTGCAAG CTGAAGAAGCAGTGAAGTCAATGCCAAAGTGGTCTGACGTTCATCAGACGGTGCAGTCGGTGCCTGACCTCCATGTGAACTTTGCTCCTCCTGTTGCCCTAGCGGAGGTGGACCGCTGGACTCCACCCTGCGCTCCTCTCAGGCTGCTGAGCATCGACGAAGCGTCTGACTGCACCAGCTTCACTGGCTCCTCAGAACCCCCGTCCCCCACCCagaacatccacagcagcaCCCACACagataagaggaggaggaggaggaaggctggACTCCGAGCCCTCAGGTTCCTCAAACAGAACTCGTTCTCCCAGcatgctgtgttttgtctcctAAGCGGCCGACCGCTGGTTGTCATCGGAGGGGATGAGAGCCTGGTCAGGAAGCTGGTGGACGCTCTGAGTCTCTTCCTGCCTGCTCCGGGTCCTGATGGAAATGCCGTGATGCCGTGTCTGTGCACGCCACTTCAGCTGACTGACCTGCTCACCTGGAGGCTGATAGGAATACACAG GTCGTCTTCCAGCACTTCGTCCACCATTATTCACTCTCTGACTCGCTATAGCCGTTACTTGTCCCTGCTGGACCTGGACCAGAGGACTCTGCGCTGTCCGTCATACTCAGGTTCTGTCATCAGCAGACTGGCTGATCCACACACCGGCATTAGCCGGGGCATCACCTACCTGCTGCACCTGGAGAGCTGCCTGACTGTGCTGGCCAACCAGGCTCTGCTGTACACGTTTAAACCTGCTTTACAACGTCCAAACGTTGCTGGAGGGAAGAGTGGTACAGAGGGAGAGGATTTCCTGTTGGCACGAGGACTCTGCAGCAGTGAGAGTGATTTGAGGGTGATGGATTTCCTGTCTGACCTCATCAAACAACGCCACGCAGGACGTGGACCACCGGTTTTAAGGTTTTCTTACAGCTCAGTGCAActccacagaaatacacacacaacatag